Proteins encoded within one genomic window of Ranitomeya variabilis isolate aRanVar5 chromosome 4, aRanVar5.hap1, whole genome shotgun sequence:
- the LOC143766167 gene encoding uncharacterized protein LOC143766167, which produces MDRDRDKMAERILHLTLEILFRITGEDYTVVKKTSSERCQAPVSDGWGRPLSPVTGPPPHPLIHEDINDQKILELTYKMIELLTGEVPVRCQDVTVYFSMEEWEYLEGHKDLYKDVMMEVPQPLTSTVLSSNKTTPERCPRPLLPQDCKQENPNVPQGHQGEDLIHINTTETYVRGDERCKEEIPLDNCKNDCIRSSRGYLISSDFEGSDSGIIQDTYEEKAIIPDLPSSLYSKDLSDPFEIILCSDSSKTAKQSKCPRRVKDHHRAHTGEKPYSRLDWEKHYSTKSNFGKPENSQTGEKLILDSKCGKRYSGKSGFVTHKKNHVKLKPFSCSECGKCFNDKSQLLRHQKSHTGEKPFSCSQCGKCFIQKSDLFRHHRSHTGERPYSCSECGKCFTEKSHLVTHQRIHTGEKPFSCSECGKHFGVKSVLVTHQKMHTGEKPFSCSKCGKCFITKLRLVRHQNTHTVEKPFSCSVCGKCFIEKLRLVRHQRIHTGEKPYVCLECGNSYIEKSDLVRHERIHTGEKPFSCSECGKHFSSRSAFVTHQRIHTGENPFLCSECGKCFTEKLRLVRHQRIHTKEKPFSECGVHSSKV; this is translated from the exons gattacacagtggtgaagaagacctctagtgagcgctgtcaggcccctgtgtctgacggatggggaagacccctcagcccagtcacagggcctccacctcaccccctgatacatgaagacatcaatgaccagaagatcctggaactcacctacaagatgattgagctgctgactggagag gttcctgtaaggtgtcaggatgtcacagtctatttctccatggaggagtgggagtatttagaagggcacaaagatctgtacaaggacgtcatgatggaggttccccagcccctcacatcaacaG ttctatccagtaataagacaacaccagagagatgtccccgtcctttaCTCCCACAGGATTGTAAACAAGAAAACCCCAATGTTCCTCAgggtcatcag ggtgaagatctgattcatattaatactacagagacatacgtgagaggtgatgagcggtgtaaagaggagattcctttaGATAACTGCAAAA atgactgtatcaGGAGTTCAAGGGGATATCTGATATCTTCAGATTTTGAAGGCAGTGATTCTGGTATAATACAAGATACATATGAAGAGAAAGCAATTATCCCAGATTTACCGTCATCCCTTTACAGCAAAGATTTATCTGATCCTTTTGAAATAATCTTATGTTCTGATTCATCAAAGACTGCTAAGCAAAGTAAATGTCCCAGAAGAGTTAAAGATCATCACAGagctcacacgggggagaagccatattcacgtCTAGATTGGGAGAAACATTATAGCACCAAATCAAATTTTGGTAAACCTGAGAATAGTCAAACAGGAGAGAAGCTTATTTTAGATTCAAAATGTGGGAAACGCTATAGTGGTAAATCAGGTTTTGTAACACATAAAAAGAATCATGTGAAActgaagccattttcctgttcagaatgtgggaaatgttttaacgataAATCTCAGCTTCTTAGACATCAGAAgagtcatacaggggagaagcccttttcatgttcacaatgtgggaaatgttttatccaaaaATCAGACCTTTTTAGACACCACAGgagtcacacaggggagaggccatattcatgttcagaatgtgggaaatgttttacagagaaatcacatcttgttacacatcagagaattcacaccggggagaaaccattttcatgttcagaatgtgggaaacattttGGCGTTAAATCtgttcttgttacacatcagaaaatgcacacaggggagaagccattttcatgttctaaATGTGGAAAGTGTTTTATTACAAAATTacgtcttgttagacatcagaataCTCACACTgtcgaaaagccattttcatgttcagtatgtggtaagtgttttattgaaaaattacgccttgttagacatcagagaattcacactggggagaagccatatgTTTGTTTAGAATGTGGAAATTCTTATATTGAGAAgtcagatcttgttagacatgaaagaattcacactggggagaaaccattttcatgttcagaatgtggcaaacatTTCAGTAGTAGATCTGcttttgttacacatcagagaattcacacaggagagaatccatttttatgttcagaatgtggaaaatgttttacagagaaattgcGTCTGgtcagacatcagagaattcacacaaagGAGAAACCATTTTCAGAATGTGGTGTTCATAGTAGTAAAGTGTAA